The following proteins are encoded in a genomic region of Syntrophotaleaceae bacterium:
- a CDS encoding toll/interleukin-1 receptor domain-containing protein — protein MAKIFFSYSHRDEALRDELEKHLSTIRRQGFIEAWHDRRIVAGAELAHKISQNLEIADVILLLVSSDFLASDYCYDVEMKRAMERHAAGEARVIPVILRPCDWQDAPFGKLLATPPDGKPVTRFPTLDDAFVLVVADIKMALRQMGQEKAPMQPAAVMTEAQPALKEAAKPRSSNLRIRKEFSDRDFDKFLAESYEFIANFFEGSLQELERRNPDIETDFRRIDANHFTAKIYRKGKQKCGCKIWHGSRRGVVGGIAYRGNGGLHDYMDDSSFNEAMNVENDGYALFLKPLGMAHLGWGRDQMLTQEGAAEYFWGLFVAPLQR, from the coding sequence ATGGCCAAGATCTTCTTCTCCTATTCGCATCGGGATGAAGCGCTCAGGGATGAGCTCGAAAAACACTTGTCCACCATCCGGCGGCAGGGGTTTATCGAGGCCTGGCATGACCGTCGGATTGTTGCGGGGGCAGAACTTGCACATAAAATCAGTCAGAATCTCGAAATCGCAGACGTGATCTTACTGTTGGTGAGCTCTGACTTTTTGGCTTCGGATTATTGCTACGATGTTGAGATGAAGCGGGCCATGGAGCGGCACGCAGCCGGCGAGGCGAGGGTCATCCCCGTTATCCTGCGACCCTGCGACTGGCAAGACGCTCCCTTCGGCAAGTTGCTGGCGACCCCTCCGGATGGCAAGCCGGTCACGCGGTTTCCGACCCTGGATGATGCTTTTGTTCTGGTGGTCGCGGACATCAAGATGGCACTGAGGCAGATGGGGCAGGAGAAAGCGCCGATGCAGCCGGCTGCCGTTATGACCGAGGCTCAACCAGCCCTTAAAGAGGCGGCAAAGCCGCGGTCGAGCAACTTGCGGATCAGGAAGGAATTCTCGGATCGAGATTTCGACAAGTTCCTGGCCGAGTCCTATGAATTCATTGCCAACTTCTTTGAGGGGTCGCTCCAGGAGTTGGAGAGGCGAAACCCGGATATCGAGACCGATTTCCGGCGCATCGATGCCAATCATTTCACCGCCAAGATCTACCGGAAGGGGAAGCAAAAGTGTGGCTGCAAGATATGGCACGGAAGTCGCCGGGGGGTTGTGGGTGGAATTGCATACCGGGGCAACGGCGGTCTCCATGATTATATGGATGACAGCAGTTTCAACGAGGCCATGAATGTCGAAAACGATGGATATGCCTTGTTTCTGAAGCCATTGGGCATGGCGCACCTAGGGTGGGGCAGGGACCAGATGCTGACGCAGGAGGGGGCGGCTGAATATTTTTGGGGGCTTTTTGTTGCGCCTTTGCAGCGGTAA